Genomic DNA from Prunus persica cultivar Lovell chromosome G1, Prunus_persica_NCBIv2, whole genome shotgun sequence:
ATGACTGCACCAGGCAATTATCTTCTTCCCATTCGGCATAGGCAGCAGAATTTAAAGACGAAGCAGGCTTCTTCCCATTGATCCAACTTGCCATATGATGACTAATAATTGTAATACGCGCACCACGAGACCAAGAGGCATAATTGGAGCCATCCAATTTGTCAGAAGTAATCGGGGTAGAGTAATCACGCGTGGGACGTTCCTCTTTTGTTGCAGACGCACTAGCACTCACCACGATTTTGGAATCATTACCCATGATAGCagcagaaaaaaaacaacacgAAGTAGATACGACAAACACAGCACAGGCACAGACACAAGAACCCTAAAAGAAATTAAGGCACACAGTAGAACACGAGTGGGCACAACACACAGGTCATCAGAAACTCGGCTCTGATACaaagtcaaacaatatgggtagaatattttcagatcTATTTCATTCTCCGaaaggaggtatttataatacaaggtTACAAACCCTAGTAGGGTTATACTAGGAAATAAGACAAAACCTAATTACAAAATATCtatacaaaaaggaaataaataaaatcctaatagaataagaaagaaatatccTAATATGACTAGGATATCTCACCAACAGACATGTCACACGTGCCAAATGTTAAGAATGGTGGTAAGGGTACACTTTGGGTTAAAATGATGAGAAAAAATGATCCCCTTATGAAAACTAtccaaggaaataaataagggtACGGTATAATTGACGTTTCATAGTTATCATGATCGAGAAAGTTATCTTAACAATGCAGGAATACCTTACatcttattaaaaatattcagTACATTAGGTTAGAACCCtacataactttttttttggttggatagAACCCTGGATAACTTAGCATTTGCAAATTTtacatgcattatatataaaccaaACTATAggctttaaatttataattaattaattaccgttaattatttgaaattttaattacaaaactaCGTATTTTTCTGTATAAATAAGGATTCTTTACTAATATACAGCCAGGCACCTTCTATAGATCAAGTTTGCATAATTGGGTTTGGGTATTAAGATCTAAAACTACACAAAACTGAACCgtttgtaattttaaattgatcaTATGATTGATGTGCAACTACAGTGCAATAGCAGTAGGTATATATAGTAAACAATGTATATTGTTGTTCATTTTGGAATACTTCTACACTTTTGCTCATATGTGTTGGAATTGGCATAAAATCAATTTGTGCCTAAACTAGAATAGGTATCAATTTAATAAAATCTCCCACTATTTATTCTCAACTTATATTAGAGATATTTTTAACAtagtttctaacatggctttGACAGGGGGAGTCACCGAAGAACATCTCAGGATGAAAGTCTTTCCTTACACATTGAAAGATAAAGCAAAGACATGGCTAAACTCCTTACGGCTTGGATTATTGACTAACTGGACATAGGTTCAGAACAAGTTCTTAGAGAAGTTCTTTTTGACTCAGAAAACTGATGCACTAAGAGATAAAATCATGCAATTCAGTCAACCGGCCGATGAGTCATTTTCAGAAGCTTGGGAACagttcaataattttttaatacaatgtCCTCACCTTGGTTTACCTACTCTAGTTCTCATGCATATTTTTTACAAGGCACTAACCATTTCAAATAAGGCTGTAGTGAATAACTATGTAGGTGGATCTATTAAGAATAAGAAGCCAACTGAATGTCAAACTTTGTTTAATATGCTAGCTATCGAAACACAGCATTCTGATACAAGAGGTAAGCGTGCCGgaatttatgaaattggtaGCTCTAATGCTTTTGCTTCTAAAGAGCAGGTTGACGTTATAACTAGTAATTTGGACGCCTTGCTTTCTATGAATGGGAGAGCACCAACACAAGAGATTTGCTCTATTTGTGCTGTTCCCGGCCATACCACCATATATTGTCCTCATGGGGTTGATTTTCCAGATTTTTTGCAAGAACAAGCCAACATGGTGAATACCTATAAATGCCCCGGCAATGATCCATTCTCCAACACATACAATTCGGGATGGCAAAGGCACCCCAATTTATCTTGGAGCAATAATTAGAATGTGCAAAGACCACCATTGGGATTTCAAccacaagagaagaaaaataacatgGAAGACATAATCGTACAGCTCGCCACAAATACAAATCAATTCATGAGTAGGACTGAGACGACCCTACAAAACCACGCCTCTTCCATATGAAATTTAGAAGTTCAAATGGGTCAATTGGCTAATGCACTCTCACTAAGAGAGATAGGACTTTTGCCGAGCCAACCGAGGTTAATCCAAAATTCAAGAACATGTGAAGGCCATCACAATTTGAAATGGGAGACCCATAAAAACTGTTGTAGATTTAGATGCAGAAACGTAGCAGCAACATCTGAAAACTACGGAAAAATTAGGTGAAAATAGCACACCTGTAGCCGGACCACCCCAACCTTCTGTCGTGAGCTCCACCggaaattcaacaaaaaaataagcaACCACCATCCAAAAATCTCACTCCAAAATCCTACGTTCCGCCAATTCCTTTTCCGCAACGCCTGAAGAAAAATAAGCAGGATGTACAGTTTTCCAAATGTCTTGAAATTCTCAAGAAATTGCCAATTACCGTTCCATTTAGTGAAGCACTAGAGCAAATGTCGAGCTATGGAAAGTTCCTCAAGGACGTCTTAAGCAAAAAGAGACGTTTGGAAGATGTAGAGATGGTGGAATTGACGGAGGAGTGTAGCGCAGCAATATAAAGGCAACTACCACCCAAGCCAAAGGATCCAGGGAGGTTTTCTATTCCTTGCACCATTGGAactatttcttttcaaagaGCATTGTGTGATCTAGGTTATAGTATTAAATTGAATGCCTTTGTCTGTAGCTAAAAGAATTTGTTTgggagaaattaagaaaactaaTATTTCTTTGCAGATGGCTGATAGATCACTTACATATCCTCACGGCATTCTTGAAGATGTTCTAGTGAAGGTGGATCACTTCATATTCCCAGCTGATTTCATAGTTTTGGATATGGAAGAAGATGTCGACACTCCAAGTATTTTAGGCCGCCCATTCCTCATTAGAGGAAGAATGATAATTGACGTAGAAAAAGGTTCTTTGATCTTACAAGACGCCGATCAAGAGGTGgaattcaaagtttttgatGCAACCAAGTACCCCATTGATTCGGAGTattgtttccatttaaaaGCAGTAGATCAGGTTGTTCGACCACAATTCATAGCAGACTACCCAAAAGATCCATTGAAAGCAAGTTTGGTTCATGAGATAGAGGTAGGAGAGGAGCCACATGCGCTCGAAATGGTGAACACATTGGAAACCAAGGTCGTCCCAAGCACCATTGCCTCACCAACCCTCACTTTGAATAGATGCTTGGAAGCAAATTTCAAATAACAAAAGGAGACCTTCGTTCTCCATGATCCTAGGTGATAATCATTCCAAAAGTCGGGCCGAGGACTATAAACCAAGTGCTTgttgggaggcaacccaacTAGGTACCTTTGttcctttcttttcaatttttatttttaatttatttttcatcccTCTATGCCTTCACTAATCATTACATGCATATAATTtaaacattgaggacaatgcTTAGTTTAGGTTTGGGGGTGtggatttttgttgtttttgttgttatttgagttttgagtcatgaagggaaaaaaaaacaaacaaaaaaaagattttgtgtTCCAAAGGAAGGATTTTGTGTTTCAAAGAacatttcttgattttttttctagcCCCAAGATGATTGCAACATATTGCAGATGGGTCACAGAAGTTGTTTTGGTCAAAAGTAAATTTTCTgcctctcttcttttttgatatttttcagGTAAATTTGAAGCCACCAACATGTTTAGAATGATTATTATGATGATTTGAAACAGGTTTGGGGATCTCAAGTGGTTTACATGACGTTTTAGGAAGATTTGAAGCTAAAAAAGTGgcctaaaacccaaaaaggcTAGCTGCTATTTGCCCAtaaatttgaagatttttcgTCACAAAAGGGTTTTAAGGACGATTgttcataaaatatttcatcGCTAAAGGTTTTTAGCGACGGtgttcatcagatttttcatTGCTAAAGGTCAATTTTCCAgaaatttttgttgatttcatTCCAAATCGTTTCAAGTCCATTCCATTTGCGATCAGAGATTTCTAAGAGCTATTCCAGGTGTGTCATCTTCCTTTTGatgaaattcttttttctGAAGCAATTAAGACTCATAAATTCATGCATATTTGTttacaaaatcacaaaattcctttaacttttgaaaaaataaaaaattgttaaagCTTTTACTTTCTCTTACTAATAGTGGTGTATATGTAATGTTTGATTATATTTCTTTAACTAAATTGTTACCTGATTTAATTGGGATTTATTTGATTCTTGtcttaattagggatttaatttaaatcaaatccctaattacaCCAAGCTCGCCAAATCAGggaagaataattcctttccatcTGTGGAATTATTattctgaaaccctagcctccgaggCACCTATAAATAGATGGCTACGCACAAGGGTTGAGGTATGTCTAAATTTCTATATGAAACTCTGCAAAAATTATCTCTCACAAACCCTAGCCGCCatactctttctctctctcacacaaggctaTGGGCACCACACatggctccggccacccggttctCACCCTAGAGAAATCTCCATCCTAttgttagctattgttttccttcaAACATTCAATCTAACTTAGGCAttggagggcctttggccaacaccctccgagtgtggtcctcttattccgatttgttttgcagggagaaagagaagcaaaGAAGAAGTCGGAATATTAGACAAATATTCTCGTGGGACGAAAATCGCTCCCACATAGAATTAAGCTGCATTGTTGCCAATACAAAGCATACCATTGGTAGAAATGACAGTGAAACCTTGCAATTTGCGTTTGATTACAAGATCTACCTTtgtttcatttatatatattccacaAGCAGCTGTTAGgaactttatttctttataaCTGATACAGTTACACTTGTGCCAAGTGGCTGATATCATATGGGACAGCATCAGTAGGAAGTGTAGCTTTGTATGCTCTTCGTCCTACAACAACATTCGAAATCTCAGT
This window encodes:
- the LOC109949234 gene encoding uncharacterized protein LOC109949234, producing MSSYGKFLKDVLSKKRRLEDVEMVELTEESKRICLGEIKKTNISLQMADRSLTYPHGILEDVLVKVDHFIFPADFIVLDMEEDVDTPSILGRPFLIRGRMIIDVEKGSLILQDADQEVEFKVFDATKYPIDSEYCFHLKAVDQVVRPQFIADYPKDPLKASLVHEIEVGEEPHALEMVNTLETKVVPSTIASPTLTLNRCLEANFK